The genomic interval CACCACGCTTTGGCAGCATCAAAGTTGTAGATGGGAGCCTCAATGTTGAAAACGGTAGTGTTACCGGCGGCAGCTTTGATGTGAACATGAACACACTGACCACTGATCCGGCTTCTGTGACCGAGCCTGACAAAAAAGCGGCTGATCTTGACGGTCACCTGAAGAGCCCTGACTTCTTCGATGCGGCGAAACACCCAACCGCTAAATTCGTTATCACCAGTGTTACTCCTTACGACAGCACCAAGGAGAAAAGCCTTCTTCCCGGCGCCACTAATCTTATCAGCGGCAACCTGACCCTGAAAGACAGCACCCTGAATATTACCTTCCCTGCGCAGATCTCCGTTGGTGAAAACGACGTTACTGCCAATGCAAAATTTGTGATAGACAGAACTGCATGGGGTATTAACTATAAGACCGAAGGTAGCCCTGAAAACTGGGTGATCAGCAAAGATGTTGAAATTGGTCTCAGCCTGAAGGCCGCGAAAAAATAGTTTTCTAAAGGACTTCATATAAAAAAGCAGCCCGGCCATCATATGCCGGGCTGCTTCTGTTTGATTGTGTCTGGTACCTTCACCTGGTCCACTGTCACCTATCAACGCGAGTGTTTTATAAAACAAGACCATCTTTGCATATACACATTGCATTGTTACGCCGATTGAATCGCCTTGTTTCAACTTCAAATCATCATCATTTACCTCTAATCATAGAGTATTCACAACACCATTTTTAGCTGACGTGATTGTCATTTGCTTATATCAATCACTGGCTCCCGTTCTTCTTAAACACAAGGATATAATGCCTTAAAAAATATTTCCATGGCATTGCAAGGATCGGCAGTATTACCAGTGCGAAAACAAATGTCATTCCCTCTGCCGGAGAACCAGCCAACTGATTTGATATCCATAATGGGTAGGCCACCAGTATTAACCAAATGGTCTTATAAAGTATTTCGAGCATGACAATGGGAAGCATTTTAAGCGGGCGCAGGATGCCGAAAAATGCCAATACTGAATACGATGCCCAGACAGTGAAGTTCATTGCCTCAGCAGGGTCCCATACGCCCTTATGTGTAAATATGAAAGTCCACGCATCCTTTCCTAGGAAAAGGAACATTAATACATACAACAGTCTTAAAAGATAAATCTTGTATGTAGGTACGCCATCCCACTGTTTGTAATCAGGCTTAAAAATATTTGTCATTCTATAGGTATGTAGGGTGATACATAACGAAGATAATCTTCTGGCGGGATTATAAATAATACTTTCGTTTGAATTCTGAAGGGCACTGCAGGACTCCAACGGCTAAAACGCCAAGAGATATTAATAACTGTCTGCGTAGGGGTGTATTCATACCCCTATCAAAATGGTAATCACTTCAATAGTTCTACAATTCTATTCCTAAACCAATTGGTCTTTACAAGATCACTAATAGTATATTTATTGAGTATGGGTTGAATATAAATTCTACTATAATAGGTTTTCATACTAAAGAAAGGATAAAAAGTTTCAAACTCATCGCTTTCCAGTGCCTGTAATATAGGCTCCGCTTTTTCATCATTCTTTATTGCATCCTTAAACTCAACATAGGTTTGCCTTGATGTAGCAATACTCAGCAAAATCCTGTGCAATTTCTGATTCTTCTGATTGGTAATATCCTGGATATATATTTGCTTGTCAAAACCAGCCCAACCTAATTCAGCAATATTATCCGGATGGTATATGTAATTTTCAAACGCGTAATAGTGTAGTATACGTAGATTCGGATATTTCCCACGTATTGAAACTATTTCATCATCCCGGAAGTAGTCCCTGTCCCTTATTCCAAGTTTGGTTTGATCTGCTTTTATTGTTAGAAATACCTCTCTGCTATCTTTTGCTGGAAGAAAGAAATAGCCTTTCCCATTTAGTGCAAGGTTATAGTGCTTATCATTTTGGTTTTCAACTACCACTAATTTGTAGCCCTGTAAAATATTCTGCAAAGTTTCTTTAGGAACAGCA from Chitinophaga filiformis carries:
- a CDS encoding YceI family protein, with the protein product MKQTAPAFILLLTLAACGGASTDQAKTEEKKEAAATTGVAYSIDTTATSVKWRATHKGGFAPRFGSIKVVDGSLNVENGSVTGGSFDVNMNTLTTDPASVTEPDKKAADLDGHLKSPDFFDAAKHPTAKFVITSVTPYDSTKEKSLLPGATNLISGNLTLKDSTLNITFPAQISVGENDVTANAKFVIDRTAWGINYKTEGSPENWVISKDVEIGLSLKAAKK